A genomic stretch from Saccharomyces paradoxus chromosome XVI, complete sequence includes:
- the LTP1 gene encoding tyrosine protein phosphatase LTP1 (Protein phosphotyrosine phosphatase of unknown cellular role~similar to YPR073C), giving the protein MTIEKPKRSVAFICLGNFCRSPMAEAIFKHEVEKANLGSRFDKIDSFGTSNYHVGENPDHRTVSICKQHGVKINHKGKKIKTKHFDEYDYIIGMDESNINNLRKIQPEGSRAKVCLFGDWNTNDGTVQTIIEDPWYGDIQDFEYNFKQITYFSKQFLEKEL; this is encoded by the coding sequence ATGactattgaaaaaccaaaaagatCAGTCGCATTTATCTGTTTGGGTAACTTCTGTAGATCGCCAATGGCCGAAGCAATCTTCAAACATGAAGTCGAAAAGGCTAATCTAGGAAGTCGCTTTGACAAGATTGATTCATTTGGTACCTCTAATTACCATGTGGGAGAAAACCCCGATCACCGTACGGTATCCATTTGTAAGCAACATGGCGTTAAGATCAACCataaagggaaaaaaataaagaccAAACATTTCGATGAATATGATTATATAATTGGTATGGATGAATCTAACATTAATAACctaagaaaaatacaacCCGAGGGTTCTAGAGCTAAGGTTTGCCTTTTCGGTGATTGGAACACTAATGATGGGACTGTGCAGACCATTATAGAAGATCCTTGGTATGGTGACATACAAGATTTCGAGTACAACTTCAAACAAATTACCTATTTCTCCAAGCAGtttttagaaaaggagTTATAA
- the TKL1 gene encoding transketolase TKL1 (Transketolase~similar to YPR074C), with amino-acid sequence MTQFTDIDKLAVSTIRILAVDTVSKANSGHPGAPLGMAPAAHVLWSQMRMNPTNPDWINRDRFVLSNGHAVALLYSMLHLTGYDLSIEDLKQFRQLGSRTPGHPEFELPGVEVTTGPLGQGISNAVGMAMAQANLAATYNKPDFTLSDNYTYVFLGDGCLQEGISSEASSLAGHLKLGNLIAIYDDNKITIDGATSISFDEDVAKRYEAYGWEVLYVENGNEDLAGIAKAIAQAKLSKDRPTLIKMTTTIGYGSLHAGSHSVHGAPLKPDDVKQLKTKFGFNPEKSFVVPQEVYDHYQKTILKPGVEANNKWNKLFSEYQKKYPELGAELARRLSGQLPANWESKLPTYTTKDSAVATRKLSETVLEDVYNQLPELIGGSADLTPSNLTRWKEALDFQPPSSGSGNYSGRYIRYGIREHAMGAIMNGISAFGANYKPYGGTFLNFVSYAAGAVRLSALSGHPVIWVATHDSIGVGEDGPTHQPIETLAHFRSLPNIQVWRPADGNEVSAAYKNSLESKHTPSIIALSRQNLPQLEGSSIESASKGGYVLQDVANPDIILVATGSEVSLSVEAAKTLAAKNIKARVVSLPDFFTFDKQPLEYRLSVLPDNVPIMSVEVLATTCWGKYAHQSFGIDRFGASGKAPEVFKFFGFTPEGVAERAQKTIAFYKGDKLISPLKKAF; translated from the coding sequence ATGACTCAATTCACTGACATTGATAAGCTAGCCGTCTCCACCATAAGAATTTTGGCCGTGGACACCGTCTCCAAGGCCAACTCAGGTCATCCAGGTGCCCCATTAGGTATGGCTCCAGCTGCGCACGTTTTATGGAGCCAAATGCGCATGAACCCAACCAACCCAGACTGGATCAACAGAGACAGATTTGTCTTGTCTAACGGTCACGCAGTTGCTTTGTTGTATTCCATGCTACATTTGACTGGTTACGATCTGTCCATTGAAGACTTGAAACAATTCAGACAACTGGGTTCCAGAACACCAGGTCATCCTGAATTTGAGTTGCCAGGTGTCGAAGTCACCACTGGTCCATTGGGTCAAGGTATCTCTAACGCTGTTGGTATGGCCATGGCTCAAGCCAACCTAGCTGCCACTTACAACAAGCCAGACTTCACCTTGTCTGACAACTACACCTACGTTTTCTTGGGTGATGGTTGTTTGCAAGAAGGTATTTCTTCAGAAGCCTCTTCTTTGGCTGGTCACTTGAAATTGGGTAACTTGATTGCCATCTACGACGATAACAAAATCACTATCGATGGTGCTACCAGTATCTCCTTCGATGAAGATGTCGCTAAGAGGTACGAAGCCTATGGCTGGGAAGTTTTATACGTTGAAAACGGTAACGAAGATCTAGCTGGTATTGCCAAGGCCATTGCTCAAGCTAAGCTTTCCAAAGATAGACCAACTTTGATTAAGATGACCACCACCATCGGTTACGGTTCCTTGCATGCCGGTTCTCACTCCGTGCACGGTGCTCCTTTGAAACCAGACGATGTTAAACAACTAAAGACAAAATTTGGTTTCAACCCAGAAAAGTCCTTTGTTGTTCCACAAGAAGTTTACGACCACTACCAAAAGACAATTTTAAAGCCAGGTGTCGAAGCCAACAACAAATGGAACAAGTTGTTCAGCGAATACCAAAAGAAGTACCCAGAATTAGGTGCCGAATTGGCTAGAAGATTGAGTGGCCAACTACCCGCCAACTGGGAATCTAAGTTGCCAACTTACACCACCAAAGATTCTGCTGTGGCCACTAGAAAATTGTCAGAAACTGTTCTTGAGGATGTTTACAACCAACTGCCAGAATTGATTGGTGGCTCTGCTGATTTAACACCTTCTAACTTGACCAGGTGGAAGGAAGCCCTTGATTTCCAACCTCCTTCTTCCGGTTCAGGTAACTATTCTGGTAGATACATCAGATACGGTATCAGAGAACACGCTATGGGTGCCATCATGAACGGTATCTCCGCGTTTGGTGCCAACTACAAACCATACGGTGGTACTTTCTTGAACTTCGTTTCTTACGCTGCCGGTGCCGTTAGATTATCCGCTCTATCTGGCCACCCAGTTATTTGGGTTGCTACACACGACTCCATCGGTGTCGGTGAAGATGGTCCAACACATCAACCTATCGAAACTTTAGCACATTTCAGATCTCTACCAAACATTCAAGTTTGGAGACCAGCTGATGGTAACGAAGTTTCCGCCGCTTACAAAAACTCTTTAGAATCTAAGCATACTCCAAGTATCATTGCTTTGTCTAGACAAAACTTGCCACAATTGGAGGGTAGTTCCATTGAAAGCGCCTCCAAGGGTGGTTACGTACTACAAGATGTTGCTAACCCagatattattttggttGCCACTGGTTCCGAAGTTTCTTTGAGTGTTGAAGCTGCCAAGACTTTGGCCGCAAAGAACATCAAGGCTCGTGTTGTTTCTCTACCAGATTTCTTCACTTTTGACAAACAACCCCTAGAGTACAGACTATCGGTCTTACCAGACAATGTTCCAATCATGTCTGTTGAAGTTTTGGCTACCACATGTTGGGGCAAATACGCTCACCAATCCTTCGGTATTGACAGATTTGGTGCCTCCGGTAAGGCACCAGAGGTCTTCAAGTTCTTCGGTTTCACCCCAGAAGGCGTTGCTGAAAGGGCTCAAAAGACCATTGCATTCTATAAGGGTGACAAGCTTATTTctcctttgaaaaaagcttTTTAA